A genome region from Trachemys scripta elegans isolate TJP31775 chromosome 2, CAS_Tse_1.0, whole genome shotgun sequence includes the following:
- the JCAD gene encoding junctional protein associated with coronary artery disease isoform X5 encodes MRGLAPPHEVYRHAKESQLEVGAGTESVTRSGLQETWKVPGDYKWQSLRTESWKQPKKLGRQMSDGDREKLLQDLYSLSLGDSVLSSHNKGKSQSLPRVLSPETLKCVEIPSLVNNHHFLSGTKASSGPQNRQPLEFTKPRETGSHLLLLAKPKYGRPLKPPSYELHRQMRAPVETSGFQDHQQIDEPVSYLAKGNEPKQDAYIPDSGLEPPVYIPPPSYKSPPQPSVNQHSLNEVPNYDLCFDNGQRHSVERTLSNHRPSTSTLETGGEHCKDDHLPHEKQSHSRHTDDYLNSIQYIPFDDPRIRHIKIAHPESLQNNTKHTENTCRTNPTALQERTIELQYNSAFLDPSNLLNTVKGERTPDSTTHCNRWLAASNGHQENWALPDQRDSGDTDNHPPENETNQEYTKGNLSVRNPHMDSTCETVTRVKKFEPGTGMQSKKSSKKKMNETIFCLVSIPVKSESGLPDTDRNNNLTQSPDKTNEFDNSGALQEQSLLSMSSTDLELQALTGNMTNKTELQKQELWKPEEFKQMNDLRFTQPTKHRELKYSGSWPGDQYKDQQTQTCFTEDPKSSQFFHGIKPGEPNNKLMAPKFLACTASLVGSEEAGLSPDDRKCRQNTYNMKGQMNLNPSSNSAFSRTATSVIQVHSPKAYQSQPYGSCTAMPTQERETGTIPRGDVVKGEASAPCKGKELFGQFLLKPVGRRPWDAISELESFNKELQEQEESTSSEDGMESEGAKQGCVPTKIGTSRTDESTQELRPCKQLKTVVPEVPIFKQGRVKSKSESWSTDLKSDDPHICVGSQSSLNAKERGSLIKPADGSVITETRNQEAKNRTNKQRASSGPVNRVLSSSPSNANQSNPFSHADLKETKEDRNYIANMLDFVKQNKSATPRSDKLLERGSIVRLSLTNRNQGHSEPDLRSVGLDIDPEPGANNSDFSSNANAMEIPPNESLQARAARILGIEVAVESLIPGDRTGLHQYTSPANSVQDPELPVGGTVRDKVETKDSSYEGRRKCGWTESSLFVGERDFPFWAGEYQSTDLEASSKTLVTERGFEQRAGLNRQDEDPDLPCKSVTHQIAERNVIIPSSEKRVRSTSKVIETLQGKLASPPSRTVMDRLVRMKEVDSVSRMRRLSIKSADSGEEVDEEKPPRVQEERGSYAPLSGNELSRKMVHTGAVSKRIISLDENGHVTTIGKKKADRDFCLGTAFLGGDNATSEHREEFCSFAAVTTFPTTG; translated from the exons ATGAGAGGATTGGCACCACCCCATGAGGTGTACAGACATGCTAAAGAAAGTCAGCTGGAGGTAGGAGCAGGAACAGAGAGTGTGACAAGAAGTGGCTTGCAGGAGACCTGGAAAGTGCCTGGTGATTACAAATGGCAAAGTTTAAGAACAGAAAGCTGGAAACAACCTAAAAAATTAGGAAGACAAATGTCTGATGGTGATAGAGAGAAACTGCTTCAAGATCTGTACTCATTGAGCCTGGGAGACAGTGTACTTAGCTCCCATAACAAAGGGAAATCACAATCATTGCCAAGAGTTCTTTCACCAGAGACCCTGAAGTGTGTGGAAATACCCTCCCTGGTGAATAATCATCATTTCCTAAGTGGAACTAAAGCATCCTCTGGTCCCCAAAACAGACAGCCTTTAGAATTCACAAAACCCAGGGAAACAGGAAGCCACCTTCTTCTTCTGGCCAAGCCCAAGTATGGCAGACCCCTTAAACCTCCTTCCTATGAACTGCACCGACAGATGAGGGCACCTGTAGAAACCAGTGGCTTTCAGGACCACCAGCAAATAGATGAGCCCGTTTCATATTTAGCCAAAGGTAATGAGCCGAAGCAAGATGCTTACATTCCAGACTCTGGTTTAGAGCCCCCTGTCTATATACCACCTCCATCTTACAAGTCCCCACCTCAGCCAAGTGTGAATCAGCATTCCCTCAATGAAGTGCCTAACTATGACTTGTGCTTTGACAATGGTCAGCGGCATTCAGTAGAGAGGACCCTCAGCAACCATCGACCCTCCACTAGCACATTGGAAACTGGGGGTGAACACTGCAAAGATGACCACCTTCCTCATGAAAAACAAAGCCATTCCAGGCACACTGATGACTACCTGAATTCCATTCAGTATATTCCTTTTGATGATCCTCGAATACGGCATATTAAAATAGCACATCCCGAGAGCCTCCAGAACAACACTAAACACACTGAAAATACATGTAGGACCAATCCTACTGCTTTGCAGGAGAGAACTATCGAACTACAATACAATAGTGCCTTTTTGGATCCATCAAACTTACTAAATACTGTAAAGGGTGAGAGAACTCCTGACAGCACCACGCATTGCAACAGGTGGTTGGCAGCATCCAACGGACATCAGGAAAACTGGGCCCTGCCTGACCAAAGAGACAGTGGTGACACAGATAATCACCCCCCTGAAAATGAAACTAATCAGGAGTACACAAAGGGCAATCTTTCTGTAAGAAACCCACATATGGATAGCACCTGTGAGACTGTTACTAGAGTAAAAAAGTTTGAACCTGGAACTGGGATGCAGAGCAAAAAgagttcaaagaaaaaaatgaatgaaactaTATTTTGTTTGGTGTCCATCCCAGTTAAATCTGAATCAGGTCTGCCAGATACTGATAGGAACAATAACTTAACACAGAGCCCCGATAAGACGAATGAATTTGATAACAGTGGAGCTTTGCAAGAACAAAGTCTTTTAAGTATGTCTTCCACCGACTTGGAGTTACAAGCTCTCACAGGAAACATGACCAATAAAACTGAGTTACAAAAACAAGAGCTATGGAAACCAGAGGAGTTCAAACAAATGAATGACCTCAGATTTACTCAGCCTACAAAACACAGGGAACTCAAATACTCTGGCTCTTGGCCAGGTGATCAGTACAAAGACCAGCAAACACAGACCTGTTTCACTGAAGACCCTAAAAGCTCACAATTTTTCCATGGTATAAAACCTGGTGAACCAAATAATAAACTGATGGCTCCAAAATTCTTAGCCTGTACAGCATCTTTGGTTGGGTCAGAAGAGGCAGGTTTATCCCCCGATGACAGAAAATGTAGGCAGAATACATACAATATGAAAGGTCAGATGAACCTCAATCCATCCAGCAATAGTGCATTTTCAAGGACTGCCACCTCCGTAATTCAGGTACATTCACCAAAGGCATACCAGAGCCAGCCTTATGGGTCCTGCACAGCCATGCCCACCCAGGAAAGGGAAACTGGCACAATTCCCAGGGGTGATGTGGTCAAGGGTGAAGCAAGTGCTCCCTGCAAGGGTAAAGAActatttggtcagtttcttttgAAACCTGTTGGTCGCCGTCCCTGGGATGCAATAAGTGAGTTAGAAAGTTTTAACAAAGAGCTCCAAGAACAGGAAGAAAGCACTAGTAGTGAAGATGGCATGGAGAGTGAGGGAGCAAAGCAGGGCTGTGTTCCTACAAAGATAGGGACCTCCAGAACTGATGAATCAACCCAGGAACTCAGGCCTTGTAAGCAGCTAAAAACTGTGGTACCAGAAGTTCCTATATTTAAACAAGGAAGAGTTAAAAGTAAGTCTGAAAGTTGGAGTACAGACCTTAAGTCTGATGATCCACATATCTGTGTTGGATCACAAAGCTCCTTGAATGCAAAAGAGCGCGGTAGTTTAATCAAGCCAGCAGATGGAAGTGTGATAACAGAAACAAGAAACCAGGAAGCCAagaacagaacaaacaaacagcgAGCAAGTTCAGGCCCAGTCAATAGAGTTTTGTCCAGTAGTCCAAGTAATGCAAATCAGAGTAATCCATTCAGTCATGCGGACTTAAAGGAGACAAAAGAAGATAGAAATTACATAGCTAATATGTTAGATTttgtaaaacagaacaaaagcgCAACTCCCAGGAGTGATAAACTTTTAGAGAGAGGATCTATAGTAAGATTGTCTTTAACTAATAGAAATCAAGGTCATTCTGAGCCAGATTTGAGGTCTGTGGGACTGGATATTGACCCTGAACCAGGTGCTAACAACTCTGATTTTTCTTCTAATGCAAATGCAATGGAGATCCCCCCAAATGAGTCACTGCAGGCAAGAGCTGCAAGGATTCTGGGTATAGAGGTAGCAGTGGAGTCTCTAATTCCTGGGGACAGAACTGGCCTCCACCAATACACCAGCCCTGCAAATAGTGTCCAGGATCCTGAATTACCAGTAGGGGGAACAGTACGTGACAAAGTAGAAACAAAAGACAGCTCTTATGAGGGCAGACGAAAGTGTGGCTGGACAGAAAGTTCTCTCTTTGTGGGCGAGAGAGACTTCCCATTTTGGGCTGGTGAATACCAGAGCACTGACCTAGAAGCCAGCTCTAAAACTCTGGTAACTGAGCGAGGTTTTGAACAGCGTGCGGGTCTCAACAGGCAAGATGAGGATCCAGACCTGCCTTGCAAGTCTGTTACGCATCAAATTGCTGAAAGAAACGTGATCATTCCAAGCTCGGAAAAGAGAGTTAGAAGCACCTCAAAGGTGATTGAGACCTTACAAGGCAAACTTGCCTCTCCCCCTAGCCGAACAGTCATGGATCGTTTGGTGAGAATGAAAGAGGTTGACTCAGTTTCCCGTATGCGACGTCTGAGTATCAAGAGTGCAGATTCAGGGGAGGAAGTAGATGAGGAGAAACCACCAAGGGTACAAGAGGAGAGAGGAAGCTATGCGCCACTCAGCGGTAATGAACTCTCTCGCAAAATGGTGCACACAGGTGCTGTTTCCAAGCGCATTATCTCTCTCGATGAAAATGGACACGTAACTACAATAGGCAAGAAGAAGGCTGACCGAGATTTTTGTTTAG GTACAGCCTTCCTTGGTGGGGACAATGCCACCTCAGAGCACAGAGAGGAATTTTGCTCCTTTGCAGCTGTAACAACATTTCCCACAACTGGATAG
- the JCAD gene encoding junctional protein associated with coronary artery disease isoform X4 → MRGNQDLSCLHARFYDRHLLAWSSGPKTDKDLAYWRRRGQDFSVLLGYTDKGDSEMRGLAPPHEVYRHAKESQLEVGAGTESVTRSGLQETWKVPGDYKWQSLRTESWKQPKKLGRQMSDGDREKLLQDLYSLSLGDSVLSSHNKGKSQSLPRVLSPETLKCVEIPSLVNNHHFLSGTKASSGPQNRQPLEFTKPRETGSHLLLLAKPKYGRPLKPPSYELHRQMRAPVETSGFQDHQQIDEPVSYLAKGNEPKQDAYIPDSGLEPPVYIPPPSYKSPPQPSVNQHSLNEVPNYDLCFDNGQRHSVERTLSNHRPSTSTLETGGEHCKDDHLPHEKQSHSRHTDDYLNSIQYIPFDDPRIRHIKIAHPESLQNNTKHTENTCRTNPTALQERTIELQYNSAFLDPSNLLNTVKGERTPDSTTHCNRWLAASNGHQENWALPDQRDSGDTDNHPPENETNQEYTKGNLSVRNPHMDSTCETVTRVKKFEPGTGMQSKKSSKKKMNETIFCLVSIPVKSESGLPDTDRNNNLTQSPDKTNEFDNSGALQEQSLLSMSSTDLELQALTGNMTNKTELQKQELWKPEEFKQMNDLRFTQPTKHRELKYSGSWPGDQYKDQQTQTCFTEDPKSSQFFHGIKPGEPNNKLMAPKFLACTASLVGSEEAGLSPDDRKCRQNTYNMKGQMNLNPSSNSAFSRTATSVIQVHSPKAYQSQPYGSCTAMPTQERETGTIPRGDVVKGEASAPCKGKELFGQFLLKPVGRRPWDAISELESFNKELQEQEESTSSEDGMESEGAKQGCVPTKIGTSRTDESTQELRPCKQLKTVVPEVPIFKQGRVKSKSESWSTDLKSDDPHICVGSQSSLNAKERGSLIKPADGSVITETRNQEAKNRTNKQRASSGPVNRVLSSSPSNANQSNPFSHADLKETKEDRNYIANMLDFVKQNKSATPRSDKLLERGSIVRLSLTNRNQGHSEPDLRSVGLDIDPEPGANNSDFSSNANAMEIPPNESLQARAARILGIEVAVESLIPGDRTGLHQYTSPANSVQDPELPVGGTVRDKVETKDSSYEGRRKCGWTESSLFVGERDFPFWAGEYQSTDLEASSKTLVTERGFEQRAGLNRQDEDPDLPCKSVTHQIAERNVIIPSSEKRVRSTSKVIETLQGKLASPPSRTVMDRLVRMKEVDSVSRMRRLSIKSADSGEEVDEEKPPRVQEERGSYAPLSGNELSRKMVHTGAVSKRIISLDENGHVTTIGKKKADRDFCLGTAFLGGDNATSEHREEFCSFAAVTTFPTTG, encoded by the exons GTTTTATGACAGACATCTGTTAGCATGGTCTTCGGGGCCCAAGACTGATAAAGATCTGGCCTACTGGAGAAGAAGAGGACAAGACTTTAGCGTATTACTGGGTTACACTGACAAAGGAGACTCTGAAATGAGAGGATTGGCACCACCCCATGAGGTGTACAGACATGCTAAAGAAAGTCAGCTGGAGGTAGGAGCAGGAACAGAGAGTGTGACAAGAAGTGGCTTGCAGGAGACCTGGAAAGTGCCTGGTGATTACAAATGGCAAAGTTTAAGAACAGAAAGCTGGAAACAACCTAAAAAATTAGGAAGACAAATGTCTGATGGTGATAGAGAGAAACTGCTTCAAGATCTGTACTCATTGAGCCTGGGAGACAGTGTACTTAGCTCCCATAACAAAGGGAAATCACAATCATTGCCAAGAGTTCTTTCACCAGAGACCCTGAAGTGTGTGGAAATACCCTCCCTGGTGAATAATCATCATTTCCTAAGTGGAACTAAAGCATCCTCTGGTCCCCAAAACAGACAGCCTTTAGAATTCACAAAACCCAGGGAAACAGGAAGCCACCTTCTTCTTCTGGCCAAGCCCAAGTATGGCAGACCCCTTAAACCTCCTTCCTATGAACTGCACCGACAGATGAGGGCACCTGTAGAAACCAGTGGCTTTCAGGACCACCAGCAAATAGATGAGCCCGTTTCATATTTAGCCAAAGGTAATGAGCCGAAGCAAGATGCTTACATTCCAGACTCTGGTTTAGAGCCCCCTGTCTATATACCACCTCCATCTTACAAGTCCCCACCTCAGCCAAGTGTGAATCAGCATTCCCTCAATGAAGTGCCTAACTATGACTTGTGCTTTGACAATGGTCAGCGGCATTCAGTAGAGAGGACCCTCAGCAACCATCGACCCTCCACTAGCACATTGGAAACTGGGGGTGAACACTGCAAAGATGACCACCTTCCTCATGAAAAACAAAGCCATTCCAGGCACACTGATGACTACCTGAATTCCATTCAGTATATTCCTTTTGATGATCCTCGAATACGGCATATTAAAATAGCACATCCCGAGAGCCTCCAGAACAACACTAAACACACTGAAAATACATGTAGGACCAATCCTACTGCTTTGCAGGAGAGAACTATCGAACTACAATACAATAGTGCCTTTTTGGATCCATCAAACTTACTAAATACTGTAAAGGGTGAGAGAACTCCTGACAGCACCACGCATTGCAACAGGTGGTTGGCAGCATCCAACGGACATCAGGAAAACTGGGCCCTGCCTGACCAAAGAGACAGTGGTGACACAGATAATCACCCCCCTGAAAATGAAACTAATCAGGAGTACACAAAGGGCAATCTTTCTGTAAGAAACCCACATATGGATAGCACCTGTGAGACTGTTACTAGAGTAAAAAAGTTTGAACCTGGAACTGGGATGCAGAGCAAAAAgagttcaaagaaaaaaatgaatgaaactaTATTTTGTTTGGTGTCCATCCCAGTTAAATCTGAATCAGGTCTGCCAGATACTGATAGGAACAATAACTTAACACAGAGCCCCGATAAGACGAATGAATTTGATAACAGTGGAGCTTTGCAAGAACAAAGTCTTTTAAGTATGTCTTCCACCGACTTGGAGTTACAAGCTCTCACAGGAAACATGACCAATAAAACTGAGTTACAAAAACAAGAGCTATGGAAACCAGAGGAGTTCAAACAAATGAATGACCTCAGATTTACTCAGCCTACAAAACACAGGGAACTCAAATACTCTGGCTCTTGGCCAGGTGATCAGTACAAAGACCAGCAAACACAGACCTGTTTCACTGAAGACCCTAAAAGCTCACAATTTTTCCATGGTATAAAACCTGGTGAACCAAATAATAAACTGATGGCTCCAAAATTCTTAGCCTGTACAGCATCTTTGGTTGGGTCAGAAGAGGCAGGTTTATCCCCCGATGACAGAAAATGTAGGCAGAATACATACAATATGAAAGGTCAGATGAACCTCAATCCATCCAGCAATAGTGCATTTTCAAGGACTGCCACCTCCGTAATTCAGGTACATTCACCAAAGGCATACCAGAGCCAGCCTTATGGGTCCTGCACAGCCATGCCCACCCAGGAAAGGGAAACTGGCACAATTCCCAGGGGTGATGTGGTCAAGGGTGAAGCAAGTGCTCCCTGCAAGGGTAAAGAActatttggtcagtttcttttgAAACCTGTTGGTCGCCGTCCCTGGGATGCAATAAGTGAGTTAGAAAGTTTTAACAAAGAGCTCCAAGAACAGGAAGAAAGCACTAGTAGTGAAGATGGCATGGAGAGTGAGGGAGCAAAGCAGGGCTGTGTTCCTACAAAGATAGGGACCTCCAGAACTGATGAATCAACCCAGGAACTCAGGCCTTGTAAGCAGCTAAAAACTGTGGTACCAGAAGTTCCTATATTTAAACAAGGAAGAGTTAAAAGTAAGTCTGAAAGTTGGAGTACAGACCTTAAGTCTGATGATCCACATATCTGTGTTGGATCACAAAGCTCCTTGAATGCAAAAGAGCGCGGTAGTTTAATCAAGCCAGCAGATGGAAGTGTGATAACAGAAACAAGAAACCAGGAAGCCAagaacagaacaaacaaacagcgAGCAAGTTCAGGCCCAGTCAATAGAGTTTTGTCCAGTAGTCCAAGTAATGCAAATCAGAGTAATCCATTCAGTCATGCGGACTTAAAGGAGACAAAAGAAGATAGAAATTACATAGCTAATATGTTAGATTttgtaaaacagaacaaaagcgCAACTCCCAGGAGTGATAAACTTTTAGAGAGAGGATCTATAGTAAGATTGTCTTTAACTAATAGAAATCAAGGTCATTCTGAGCCAGATTTGAGGTCTGTGGGACTGGATATTGACCCTGAACCAGGTGCTAACAACTCTGATTTTTCTTCTAATGCAAATGCAATGGAGATCCCCCCAAATGAGTCACTGCAGGCAAGAGCTGCAAGGATTCTGGGTATAGAGGTAGCAGTGGAGTCTCTAATTCCTGGGGACAGAACTGGCCTCCACCAATACACCAGCCCTGCAAATAGTGTCCAGGATCCTGAATTACCAGTAGGGGGAACAGTACGTGACAAAGTAGAAACAAAAGACAGCTCTTATGAGGGCAGACGAAAGTGTGGCTGGACAGAAAGTTCTCTCTTTGTGGGCGAGAGAGACTTCCCATTTTGGGCTGGTGAATACCAGAGCACTGACCTAGAAGCCAGCTCTAAAACTCTGGTAACTGAGCGAGGTTTTGAACAGCGTGCGGGTCTCAACAGGCAAGATGAGGATCCAGACCTGCCTTGCAAGTCTGTTACGCATCAAATTGCTGAAAGAAACGTGATCATTCCAAGCTCGGAAAAGAGAGTTAGAAGCACCTCAAAGGTGATTGAGACCTTACAAGGCAAACTTGCCTCTCCCCCTAGCCGAACAGTCATGGATCGTTTGGTGAGAATGAAAGAGGTTGACTCAGTTTCCCGTATGCGACGTCTGAGTATCAAGAGTGCAGATTCAGGGGAGGAAGTAGATGAGGAGAAACCACCAAGGGTACAAGAGGAGAGAGGAAGCTATGCGCCACTCAGCGGTAATGAACTCTCTCGCAAAATGGTGCACACAGGTGCTGTTTCCAAGCGCATTATCTCTCTCGATGAAAATGGACACGTAACTACAATAGGCAAGAAGAAGGCTGACCGAGATTTTTGTTTAG GTACAGCCTTCCTTGGTGGGGACAATGCCACCTCAGAGCACAGAGAGGAATTTTGCTCCTTTGCAGCTGTAACAACATTTCCCACAACTGGATAG